The Schaalia dentiphila ATCC 17982 sequence CTACGGCCTGATCTTCGCGGCGTACTTCCTCATCTGCTGGCCCATCTCGCTCCTCTCACGCCACATGGAGAAAACATGGCAGAACTGACCTCCGACCCGCAGCTGCGCCTCGTCGACCTCGACAAGACCTACCCCGGCGGCCACCACGCCCTGCGCGGCGTCTCCCTCGACGTCGCCGACGGCGAAGTTGTCGTCATCATCGGTCCCTCCGGCTGCGGCAAGTCCACGCTCCTGCGCACGATCAACGGCCTCGAGCCCATCAACTCCGGGCAGATCCTCTTCGACGGGAATGACCTGGCGGCCCCCGGCGTCTCCTGGCCCGAGGTTCGCCGCCGCATCGGCATGGTCTTCCAGTCCTACGAGCTCTTCCCCCACCTGACCGTCATGGGGAACCTGACGCTCGCCCCCGGCCTCGTCGCGGGAGAATCGCGCGCCGACGCGAGCGAGCGGGCGTTGAAACTGCTCGAGCGCGTCGGTCTGGCGGACCGCGCCGACGACTACCCGCGCCAGCTCTCCGGCGGCCAGCGCCAGCGCGTCGCCATCGTGCGCGCCCTCATGATGGACCCCGAGATCCTCCTCCTTGACGAGGTCACGGCCTCCCTTGACCCGGAGATGGTGCGCGAGGTCCTCGACGTCGTCCTGGAACTGGCTCGTACCGGCATGACGATGCTCATCGTCACCCACGAGATGGGCTTCGCCCGCGCGATCGCCGACCGCATCGTCTTCATGGATGAGGGCCGGATCGTCGAGGTCGACCCGCCGCGCAAGTTCTTCGCCGACCCGGCGTCTGACCGAGCGCGCAAGTTCCTCGACATCTTCAGCTTCGAAGGCGCCAAGCTGTAGGGGTTTCCAGGCGAAAGTGCTTCCTGGTGGGGCCTTGGCCGACGGGCTTGTAGTGTCGTCGGTGCGTGTGCAGGTTCCGCGTTCTTCCTGTTGATTTGGGTGCTGCACCCGATCCGTAGGCATTGCACCTCTTCTGATCGGGTGTACCGCGACTGATCGGGTGTACCGCGACTGATTGGGTGTACCGCGACTGATTGGGTGTAGTGCCACTGATTGGGTGTATCGCGTAGGTGCCGTTGGGGCGGGCGGATTGGAAACGGCTATGCGGATAGGTCATGACGATGCGGATACCTTAATGACCTATCCGCGTGCGCATAACCTATCCGCGTGCGCATAACCTATCCGCGTGCGAGCAACCTATCCGCGTAAAGGGCTGCGTTGGACTGGGACGCGTGCGCTGGCCGTCGAGGTGCTTATTCGCGTAGCGGCCCGGTGCCTTGCGTGGTGATCCGGTGCATTGAGCACGCGCGAGTTGAGAACGAGAACGAGCACGCAGAGTCCACCCGCGACAGAACTTCCCGTTTTAGCCGATCAGCGTCGACTGGTGGTGCACCATGATCAGGCGTCCCCCGCCAGAAGTCGCCGGCGCCCACACGCTGGATTCCAGCGAGGCGCCGCCCTCCCAGCGCACCCGGTAGCGCGTCAGGAACGACCCGCCCAGATCGTGCGCGTCGATGCGGCCGATGGATGGGGAAGCGGGCGAGGGCCCCGCCAGCGTCGTGGTCGCGCCGCCACCCGGCCAGATGCGCGTCGTGCGCTCGTCGGTCATGGCCGCCAGCGCCTCCTCGTCGCCGCCGGTCCACGCCAGGATGAACTCGCGCTCGCGGGCGATCGCGTCTTCGGTGGTCATCGCGGGCTCACTCACGGACGAGGCCGGGGCTGCCTCCGCGGGTTCGTTCGCTTCGGTGGGCGTGGAGAAAACGCTGGGATGAGAACGGAATGTCGACGTGGCGGCCTTGTTGGTGGAGGCGTCGTGTGAAGCGGGAGCGCTCCCCAGGGCATCAGTAGTAGCGGGCACGTTGTGCGGCTCGACGGACGCAGCCACAGTGGTCGCGCCCTCATCCGGCTGATCCCCGGATGCCTGATCTGAGGACGCCTGATCCGCCGACGCAGCGCCGCGCGACGCGCCGCCCCCGAACCCTGGGCCCGGCTCGGGTGTGCGCCCCGCCTGGTAGGCCTCGGCGCAGGAGCGTGCCAGGTCGTCGGCGCGCTCGTTCATGCGGTGCCCAGCGTGGCCCTTGACCCACTCGAAGGTGACGCGGCGCCCTTCCATGGCCCGATCGATCTCCTGGATGAGCTCCAGGTTTTTGATGGGCTTCTTGTCTGCCTTCGTCCAGCCGCGCTTCTTCCAGCCGAGCCGCCACTTGGACACGACGTTGATCGCGTACTGCGAGTCGGCGAGGATGTGCAGCTCTTCGCCGGTCTCGGCCGTGGCCTCGAGCAGACGCAGAATAGCGGTCAGCTCACCCAGGTTGTTCGTTCCCTGCGGCCAGCCACCCGCGTCCCATGTGTCCTCGTCCACGTACCAGGCCCACCCCGCGGGCCCGGGATTGCCGAGGGAAGAACCGTCTGCCGCCGCCGTAATTGTCATGCCTTCATCCTATCGGCATCCCGCTTGCCTGATCGGAGGGGGACGAGGCCGGGGCGCGGTGTCGCTGCATTGCGTAGTAGGTGGGGACGAGGCCGGGGCCGCCCGGGCGGAGTGCCCTAGACTCGGGTGCGGGCGTGGCCGCGCCCGCTGCCGCGACGAGAGGAACGACAAGAGAGACGACGCAGGCCGACGACTGGATGGCGCCGGGGGATGATGAGCTGGGATTTGGTGGCCTAGCAAAGTTGAAGCCCGTGTGGAAGTGGGCCCTCGTTATCGTTGCTTTTTCGTTTGCTGCGCTCGCGGTGAGTACTAGTTTTCATCAGGACGTGGTCCGCAGACCGGTCAGTTCTTTGCGGTCGAATGACGCGGTGATCGCTCTGAGGCTGGGACCCGCATATGCCTCGTCGCTGCAGGAGGCTACGAACACTGGCAGTTGGATTGTGCTCCTCAACGCCCAGGGACAGGGCACGGTGGCGTCCGTCGATTCGGTGGCTGGCGGGGACGTGTTGTGGAGTGATCGCGGTGTCTTCTACGGTTCGCGGAGCCGCAACTACGTGACGACGGATAGTGGAACGCAGGTGAGTAAGAGCGACAACGGGACCCGAGAGGAGATTCAACGATACGAGCTTTCCGATGGTCAGCTCGTCACTCTGGTGCCGAAGCATTGGGATTATAACGACGGCAATGTTGAAAGTGACGACAGCATCACGACTGTTGAAACCGCTGGCATTACCGGTGATTTTGGGCAGTGCGGGTCACGGATCCTGGCGATTACGGACACGAAGGAATCCCCGAGTATCGCGGATGCGGCATTCGAGGCCTATGCCGCCCAGGCGAACAACGAAGAACCAGTTCCAGAGGCCCTGACGGCTGTCGTGCAGCTCAATGCTCCTGATGGTGACGCGCCTCGAGTTCTCGCCGTCACGCCGGCCAGTGACAACTTGGAATCGGGACAGCATATGTTCGCCTGTGAGGGGGACGTCATCACGCTGTTGAGCCGCCTGGAAGTAAAGCCTGGCACTCCAGACAACATGACGGCGCATGAACGATACCGATGGGTCCTTCACCAGTGGGACCTATCCACGGGAGAACGTGCGAATATCCCGTTGACCGATGACGACGGCGAGCCCTTCGAATCTACTTCCAAGTGGTTCCTCCAAGGCCACCATGGTGTTCAAGTGGGTAACGAATACAGGATGGTGACGCGGGATGGTGCTGCTTTCGGTGCCGACCTGATGAGCGGCCAGGTGCGGCGTCTGTTCTACACGCATCCGCGGATGACTGTGTCTGACCGCTATTGGATGACGTACCAGGTGGACAAGGATGGTGTCTACGCGCTCGGAGAAAGCTATGAAGGCCATGTCGTCTCACTGTTCTTCATACCGTGGGACGGCAAAGAGTGGCGTGAAATCTTCACCACGGACAAGCTCGCGGGGTATCTCAAGGAGGGGTGGTTCTCGGGTGAATTGAAGATTCAGTCCTTCGCGGTGCGCCCGGACTGGGACGGCGGCGCGCAGTAGCGCAGCGCAGCCACGCCGCATCGTGCGCGGCACGATAGTGGGGGCGGTCTTCCAACGAAGACCGCCCCCACCTGCGTTTGCCGTCAACGGGCACTGACCGCTCGTCGGCAGCCCCAGCCGTCACTGCGTGACGCCCACCTGGCCCAGCGCGAAGGCGAACTCCTCGCAGCGCGCCGCCCACCGGCCCTCGCGCCCTGAGGGGCCGGCGTGCCCGGCGACCATCTCGGTGCGCAGGATGATCGGGCGCTCGAGTGGGTCGCGCGCGGGAACGGACCCAGCCCCGGCCTCGTCCGTGGAGGGAACCTGGCCGGTGGCCTCGCGCAGGCGCTGCACCCACTTGGTGGGCTCGACGAACTCGACGCGCGTGTCGTTGACCGACGTCGTCGCCATGACCGCGGGCAGTAGCGCGCCGTCGGGCACGTTCTCGTACGGCGTGTAGCGGCTCATCGCGTCGAACACGGCGCGCGAGGTCAGCGGATTGCCCCACTCCTCCCATTCGCCGACGGTGAGCGGCAGGGTTGGGTCCAGGATCGTCGAGAGCGCGTCCACGAAGGGCACGCCCGCGAGGATCGCGCGGAAGCGGTCGGGGGCTGCGTTGGTGACCGCGCCCATGAGCAGGCCTCCGGCGCTGCGGCCCTCCGCGACCAGGCGACCGGGTGCCACCCACCCGGAGTTGACCAGCCAGTCGGCCACGTCGATGAAGTCCGTGAAGGTGTGCTCCTTGACCAGCTCCTTGCCGTCCTCGTACCAGGAGCGGCCCATCTCGCCGCCGCCGCGCACGTGCGCGATCGCGTAGACGACGCGGCGCAGGATCGGCAGACGCAGGGTCTCGAACTCGGGGTCGTAGCTGACCTCGTACGAGCCGTACCCGATCTGCCAGCCCGCGTGCGTGCCGTCCGGTCGCGCGTCGCGATGGTGGATGAGGGTGACGGGGATGCGCGTCGCGCCGTCGCGCGCAAGCACCCACACGCGCTCCTCGACGTACTCGGCGGGGTCCCATCCGGGCGCCTCGCGGGTGTGCAGGGTCCGCACGCTCAGCGCCGAGGTCTCGGAGGACGAGGCCGGGGCCGTGTTCGGCAGCAACACCTCGGCGACCGTCGGGGGCACGGTCTGTGACTGGAACTCAACCCGAAGCGGATCCTTCCACGGGGTCGGCACGGTCGCGATTGTACGCACCGGGGCGTCCACCTCTACGCGTCGCCACGTGGGCGTGGGCTCGCGGCGATCCCACACGTCGACCTGCGTGAGAGAGCCCGAACGAAGCGAGAGCGCCACGTAGTCCGCGTGGGCCTCGACGTCGGTGATGCGCTCGCCGGGGCCGGGGCTGCGCAGCGGCTCCCAGGACTCAAACGGGGCGAGGGGCGTGGGCTCGTCCTCCGGCAGGGGAGTGCCCGGCGTGCGATCCGCCAGCGCTTGGCGACTATACGCGGAGGAAGAAGTTACGCCCAACTGTGCCAAGGCCTCGGGCGACCCCCCGGCGGGCAGCATCGCCTGCGCGAGCGAGCCCTCCTGCGTCAGCCCCGTGTGCACGATGAACAGGCGATCCCCCGCCGAATCCGCCGACACCAGCGTGCGCGGGCGCACCGGCATGAGCGGAAGCGGGCGCACGGACGGGTGGGCGGGCAGCCACAGCCACGCGCGGCCCGCCGTCGACGACGAGGCGTGAATGACGACGTGCCCCGGGAAACCCGAGGGAGCGAACCCCATCTCGAAGCCCTCGTCCGGCTCCACCAGCAGCAGCTCGTCGGCCTCACGCGGCGTGCCCACGCGGTGCAGCCACGCGTCGCACGCGCGCCACGCGTCGTCCACGCCCATGTAGATAAAGGAAGCGGAATCATCCGCCCATGCGAAGCCATACCCGGCGTCCACCACGGCCTCGTCGATGACGCGGCCCGACGCCTCCTGCACGACCCACGTGTAGCGCTCATCCCCGCTCGTGTCCCGCGCCCACGCGATCAGACGCCCATCCGGGGACGGGTACATGTCCGCCAGGCGGAAAAACTCCTGCCCGCGCGCCCACTCGTTCTCATCGACGAGGAGCTCCTCGCCCCGCGCTGGCACGCCCGGTTGGGGGACGAGCGGGACCGGTGCCCCGGCCTCGTCGCGCTCCACCGGCGCGCGGTGATGCGTCGCGTAGGACTGGCCCTCCGCGAAACGTCGAAAATACCAGAACTCGCCCTCGCGGATCGGAACCGTCACGTCGGTGAGCGCCGTGGAGGCCTTGACCTCCTCCACGAGGCGCGCGGCCGCCTCGCGCGTCGGCGCCGTCACCGTGTCCGCCCACGCGTTCTCCGCCTCCAAATGAGCCCTGACCTCGGGTTCCTCGCCGTCACGCAGCCAGTCCCACGGGTCATCGAAATGCTGCCCGAAATGGTCGCGCACCCGGTACCCGTACCGCTTGGGGGCGACCGGGGGAGTCGACGAAGGCCGTGTGTTACGCGTGGTCGTGTCAGTCATGGGCACCATCTTAGGGGCGGGGCCAACTGTTGGGGATCCACGAAACAGCGGCGAGGCCGTGCGACACTAGGGGAGTGAGAGACGAACACTGCCTGTGCGGGTCCACTGCCGCGCTCGACCCCGTGGCCGCGCGCCCCCGCGACCCCTCACCCACCCAGCCCGGCACCCGAGGGCAGGCTGAGGGGGGAGCGGCCCCGGCCTCGTCCCTGAGCCTCACGCAGCGACTCCTCGCCTGGGTGCGTGAGTTCATCCAATTCGGCATGGTCGGAGCCACCGCCTACATCGTCGACGCGGGCCTGTTCAACCTGCTCCAGCACGGGCCCCTCGGCTTCCTCGCTGGGCACCCCAACACCGCGCAATTCGTCGCCGCCGCGACCGCGACCCTGTACTCGTGGATCGCCAACCGCCTGTGGACCTACCGCGGCCGCACGCGGGAGAACGCCACGCGCGAGGCCATCCTCTTCTTCTTCGCGAACGCCTGCGGCATCGGTATCTCCCAGTTCTGCCTCCTGTTCACCCACCACATCCTCGGGTTCGCCTCGGCGCTGGCCGACAACATCGCCGTCTACGTCGTTGGCTTCGCCCTGGGCACCGCGTTCCGCTTCTTCTTCTACCACTACGTGGTCTTCACCGGGCATACGCGCGCGTAGGTTCGAGGCGCGGCGGTAGGGTCGAAACGTGAAGGAAACGCCAGAGCACTACCCGACCCCCGAAGAGTCCATCGCCACGATGGTCACCATCGACGACACCGCCCTCGTGTTCGAAGGCGGCGGCATGCGCAACGCCTACACGGCCGCACTCGTGAGCCGACTCATCGCCGAAGGCATCAACTTCCCCCACATCTCCGGCGTCTCCGCGGGCTCCAGCCATCTGTGCAACTTCACCTCCCGCGACGCCGCCCGCTCGCACGACACTTTCGTCGACCTCGTCGAAGACCCCGAGTTTGGCGGGCTCAAGCATTTCCGCAAGGGCCACGGCTACTTCAACGCTGAGTACATCTACGAGCGGATCTGTTACCCCGACGGGATCCTGCCCTTCAACATGGACGCGTTTCTTGCCAACCCGGCGCGCACTCGCGTCGCCGCCTTCAACGCGTCGCGCGGCGAGGTGCGCTGGTTCTCCAAGGAAGACATGAGCACACTGGACACGCTCGGCCCCATCATCCGCGCCTCCTCCACGCTGCCCATCCTCATGCCGCCCGTCGACATCGACGGCGACACCTACGTCGATGGCGCGCTCGGCCCCAACGGCGGCCTGCCCTTCGATCAGCCCCTGCGCGAGGGCTACCGCAAGCTCCTTGTTGTCCTCACTCGGCCCCGCGACTACGTCAAGGGCCCCATGCCCGCCAGCGTTGGTGCCCTCTTGCGCACCGCCTACCGTCAGTACCCCTCCGTGTTCGAGGGCGTGGCTCGTCGTCCCGACCGCTACAACGCGGGACGTCGCCTCCTCTTCGAGCTCGAAGAACGAGGCCAGGCCTACGTGTTCGCTCCCGACAACCTGTGGATCAACAACACCGAGTCGCGGCGTGAACGCCTGGAGGCAACGTATCGTGCTGGCCTCGTGCAGGCCGTGCGCGAGATGCCCGCGATCAAGGCATTCCTGGGGCTGTAGGCTTTCCTTTTCCTGTGGCGGTGCTTGTTGCGCCGCTGGTGTTCCAGGCGCCGGATGGCCCGGCCGCCCGCGTGATTTCCAGCCGCCGCGTGTGCTTTGTGGGGCCGGGCCGCTGTGTGTGCCTGTGGGCGGCGGCCCGCCCGCGAGCCATCCGCGCCGCGAGCCTTCGGCTCGGCGCGTCGTCTCGAATCCCGGCCAGGCCCCGCCGACGCCCACCGGCACCGCGGCCAGGCCCTCCGGTCCCTCCGGTACCCTCCACACCGGCGCCGCCTGGTCCGCATCAATGTCGCACGTCATTCCCCTGCAACTGTTTCAGAATTTGAATTGTCATTGTTGGTATTTCAACGTTTCTGAGTGTTGTTGAGAGGCTGGTCCGATCGAATGACGTGCGAGTTTTCTGAGGAGTGGTCTCGTAGCTACGTGTGGGTGTTGCAGATCCTTCGCGTGAAACTGCTGTCACCTTTGCTCGCTCGTGCCTGTGTGGGGTTGAAACCGCCATCACCTTTGCGGGTGAGAATCGGGCGGTTTTGGTGCGTTTGTTGGTCGCAGTGGTGACGGTGGTTTCAACGGTTGCTGTTCAGGGGCGCGCAGTGGTGATGGGGGTTTCATACTGACCTGCATCAGCGGTCGCAGTGGTGTTGTTGGTTTCAATATCGCCGCGTCGCCGCGTCTTGCGCGCGAAAAAGTTCGCCCTGCTCGGTCTGATGGTGGACGCGAGCGCGAAGAAGTTCGCCCAGCGCACGAAAAATGCCCCAGAGATGGCGTTTTATGGCGTGCCGGGCGAAGTTTATCGCGGGTGAGCCCGTGATGGCCCGTGCCGGGCGAACATTGTCGCGGGGAAGTCGTCGCGGGGCGGTGCCGGGCGTGTTTTGTCGAGTGGCAGAGCCTACTGGTGTGCAGTGCCTGGGAGGTGCTGCCTAGATACAGGGAGTATCCAGGCCCTAGATGTCGGTCGAGCGTTAGCCCCTTGGTCTAGGTCGCGTCCCCCCTAGATGTAGGGCTCTTACGATCCCCTCGATCTAGGGGCACCTCCCGTTGGAGGCGCGCGTCGGCACATCACTCAGGCCCCCTGTGATCGCATTTCCGCGAGATTCCAGCCATTTCGCCGAAAATGCCACTCACCCCTATATCTAGGGGCGCTTAGTCGCCAACGACCCCTAGATGTGCGGGTGCGACACGCCCAAGAGTGCCACTAAAGAGTGTGACGCTCGACATCTTTCAGATGGTTGGCAGGTGGTTATGCACAGGGTGGTGATGCGCTCGTCCACAGGGTGCACAGGTGTGTGTGAGGGTGTTGGTGGCCCCTAGATGTGCCCGTGGGTTAGTTGCAAACCCCAATGTTTGCGCGCATCTTCGCGCACCCGTGCGGAGGTGGCGACAAACCGCAAAGGTCCCTCCGAGATCCTGACCGCTCGCTCCATCCACAGACTGCTCCTGCCGCGTCCACAGTTGGGGCGGCGCACACAACATCTAGGGGTCGCTTGCGTGGGCGGCCACGAGGTGTAGTGTTGTCGTGTTCGCGGCGAACGAGCCGCCAGAAAGACAACGCAGGATGCCAACGTCCGGCCTCGAGCCGCAAGGAGACACGAACATGTCGATCACCGTCTACTCCAAGCCCCGCTGCCCCCAGTGCGACGCGACCTACCGCGCCCTCGACAAGCAGGGCGTCTCCTACGAGAAGATCGACGTCACCCAGGACGCGGAATCCCTCGCCTTCATTAAGGGCCTCGGCTACCAGCAGGCCCCCGTCGTCGTGGCCGGCGAGGACCACTGGTCCGGCTTCCGCCCCGACCGCATCAAGGCCGTCGCTGCCGCAGCTGCCCCCCTGGCGCTGCAGGCCTGAATCGCGCCGACAAGTCCCGGCCGCGAGGCCGGGACTTTCGCGTATCTGGGCGGGAACGAGGCCGGGGCACACCCCTCGGTGGACATGGGGAAATGAGCGGCCAACTGGCCGTGAGGGTCCGCCGCCCACGACCGCATACACACCGCCAACCACCATGTGCGCCCGCTGAGTCGGGCGCGTCGATCATCCCACATGGGACACGCGTGCGAGGCAACCCCGCCCGGGCCTCGGGGGTGAGACACTAGAGGTTCAGTATCCCGCCAAGCAGGAAGGATCATCATGGGCAGCGTCGTCTACTTCTCGTCGGCGACGGGCAATACCCGCCGTTTTGTCGAAAAACTCGGCCTCCCGGCGGCGCGAATCCCGTTGCTTCCCAAGGATGAACCCCTGCGCGTGACCGACGAGTACGTGCTCATCGTGCCCACCTACGGCGGCGGCAATCTCAAGGGAGCGGTGCCCAAACAGGTCATCAAGTTCCTCAATGACCCCGACAATCGGGCCCTGTGTCGGGGCGTCATCTCGTCGGGAAACACTAACTTCGGCAAGGCCTACTGCATCGCGGGCGACATTATCGCGGCCAAGCTGGGGGTCCCCCACATGTATAAGTTCGAGCTCCTCGGTACGCCCGAGGACGTCTCCAGAGTTCGCGAAGGACTGGAACAGTTTTGGCAGAAAACTACACCGACACAGGCGTAGAGGAAGCTCCCTCCCCGGAGCTGGACTACCACGCGCTGAACGCGCAGCTTAACCTGTACGACGCGAACGGACACATTCAGTTCGACGCGGACCGTGCGGCGGCTCGCCAGTACTTCCTTCAGCACGTCAACCAGAACACGGTGTTCTTCCACGACCTGGAAGAGAAGCTGAAGTACCTGGTGGACGAGGGCTACTACGAGAAGCACGTCCTGGACCAGTACGACTTCGCGGACATCAAGGAGCTGTACAAGCAGGCTTACGCGCACAAGTTCCGCTTCCCGACGTTCCTGGGCGCGTTCAAGTACTACACGTCGTACACGCTCAAGACCTTCGACGGTAAGCGCTACCTGGAGCGCTTCGAGGATCGTGTCGCCATGGTGTCGCTGTACCTGGCGCGCGGCGACATCGAGCTTGCTCGCAGCTTCGTGGATGAGATCATGACGGGCCGCTTCCAGCCGGCCACCCCAACCTTCCTCAACGCCGGTAAGGCGGCGCGCGGCGAGCTGGTCTCCTGCTTCCTGCTGCGCATCGAGGACAACATGGAGTCGATCGCGCGCGGCATCAACTCGGCCCTGCAGCTGTCCAAGCGCGGCGGCGGCGTCGCCCTGCAGCTGACGAACCTGCGTGAGTCGGGCGCCCCCATTAAGAAGATTCAGAACCAGTCCAGCGGCGTCGTGCCCGTCATGAAGCTGCTCGAGGACTCCTTCTCCTACGCGAACCAGCTGGGCGCGCGTCAGGGTGCGGGCGCTGTGTACCTGCACGCGCACCACCCGGACATCATGCAGTTCCTGGACACTAAGCGTGAGAACGCGGACGAGAAGATTCGCATCAAGACGCTGTCCCTGGGTGTCGTCATCCCGGACATCACGTTCGAGCTGGCCCGCAAGAACGAGGACATGTACCTGTTCAGTCCCTACGACGTGGAGCGCGTGTACGGCGTGCCCTTCTCCGAGATTTCGGTGACGGAGAAGTACCACGAGATGGTGGACGACGGCCGTATCCACAAGCGCAAGATCAACGCTCGTCGTTTCTTCCAGACGATCGCGGAGATCCAGTTCGAGTCCGGCTACCCCTACATCGTCTTCGAGGACACGGTGAACAAGGCCAACCCGATCAAGGGTCGCATCACCATGTCGAACCTGTGCTCGGAGATCCTGCAGGTATCCGAGGCCTCGACCTACAACGATGACCTGTCCTACGACCACGTCGGCAAGGACATCTCCTGCAACCTGGGCTCGCTCAACATTGCGAAGACCATGGATTCCTCGGACTTCTCGAAGACGATCGAGATGGCGATCCGCGGCCTGACGGCTGTCTCGGACCTGTCGGACATCGGCTCGGTGCCGTCGATCGCCCGCGGCAACGCGATGAGCCACGCGATCGGCCTGGGCCAGATGAACCTGCACGGTTACCTGGCGCGCGAGCACGTGCACTACGGGTCCGAGGAGGCCCTTGACTTCACGAACATGTACTTCATGACGGTCCTGTTCGAGGCCATCAAGGCCTCGTGCAAGATCGCGCGTGAGCGCGGCGAGACCTTCGAGGGCTTCGAGGAGTCGAAGTACGCATCGGGCGAGTTCTTCCGCAAGTACATTGACGAGGAGTGGGCCCCCACCACGGACAAGTGCCGCGAGCTGCTCGCCGCCTCGTCGATCAAGGTCCCGACCCAGGCGGACTGGGAGGCCCTGGCGGCTGACGTCGCCAAGTACGGCATGTACAACCAGAACCTGCAGGCTGTGCCTCCGACGGGTTCCATCTCGTACATCAACAACTCGACGTCGTCGATTCACCCGATCGTGTCCCGCGTGGAGATCCGTAAGGAAGGCAAGATTGGCCGCGTCTACTACCCGGCGCCCTACATGTCGAACGAGAACCTGGAGTACTACCAGGACGCGTATGAGATCGGCCCGGAGAAGATCATCGACACCTACGCTGTGGCCACCCAGCACGTGGATCAGGGCCTGTCGCTCACGCTGTTCTACCCGGATACGGTGACGACGCGTGACCTGAACAAGTCCTACATCTACGCGTGGAAGAAGGGCATTAAGACCCTGTACTACATGCGCCTGCGCCAGATGGCCCTGGAGGGCACGGAGGTCGAGGGCTGCGTGTCCTGCATGCTGTGACGTGACGCCCGTTTGTCGGGTGGTGCGGGGGTCGGGAAACCGACCCCCGCACTTTTTTATGTGGGACGAGGCCGGGGCGAGCCGGGAGCGTCGGCGTGAGGTTGGGGTGGGCTGCGTCGGGTTGTGGTGAGTGGTGAGAAGGGATAATGAGGCGGAACTTCCGTGTTGCAGAGGTTGCTCGTATGATGTGGGAGGATAAGATCCCACATTCTGACCGGAGCTATTCATGAGCGACCCCTCCAATCCCTACGGGTCGGGTGGCACGACCCCCTACGGCGCCCAGCCTGCCTATGGGCAGGCCCCCGTAGTGCAGCAGCCCGCATACGGTACCCAACCCGCATACGGCGCCCAGACCTCGTACGGCGCGGGTGCTTCCTACGGGCAGCCGATGTACGGCCAGGTCGTGTATGCGCTGAACCCCGCCGTCGAACGCGTGCGTTCGAACGCATCCATGGTGCGCATCATGTCTTTCGTTAGCTTTGTGACGGTGGGGCCGCTCCTGTCGTTCGGTGCGTGGTTCTGGAGCATGAACCTCCTTAGTGAGGCCGAGAGGCTGGGTGCCCCCGAGGACGTGCTGAGGGACGTGCGCGGTGCGCGAACGACGGCTCTCATCTGCGGAATTGTCGGGATCGTGCTGTTTGGTCTTCTGATCGCCGCTCCCTTCCTCCTTGTCTGGCTCGTGGAATCTACGAAGTGATTGGTTGTTGAAATGAGTGACGAACAGATGCCCTCGCGGGCAATTCCGGCCGGCTG is a genomic window containing:
- a CDS encoding amino acid ABC transporter ATP-binding protein, translating into MAELTSDPQLRLVDLDKTYPGGHHALRGVSLDVADGEVVVIIGPSGCGKSTLLRTINGLEPINSGQILFDGNDLAAPGVSWPEVRRRIGMVFQSYELFPHLTVMGNLTLAPGLVAGESRADASERALKLLERVGLADRADDYPRQLSGGQRQRVAIVRALMMDPEILLLDEVTASLDPEMVREVLDVVLELARTGMTMLIVTHEMGFARAIADRIVFMDEGRIVEVDPPRKFFADPASDRARKFLDIFSFEGAKL
- a CDS encoding ribonuclease H family protein codes for the protein MTITAAADGSSLGNPGPAGWAWYVDEDTWDAGGWPQGTNNLGELTAILRLLEATAETGEELHILADSQYAINVVSKWRLGWKKRGWTKADKKPIKNLELIQEIDRAMEGRRVTFEWVKGHAGHRMNERADDLARSCAEAYQAGRTPEPGPGFGGGASRGAASADQASSDQASGDQPDEGATTVAASVEPHNVPATTDALGSAPASHDASTNKAATSTFRSHPSVFSTPTEANEPAEAAPASSVSEPAMTTEDAIAREREFILAWTGGDEEALAAMTDERTTRIWPGGGATTTLAGPSPASPSIGRIDAHDLGGSFLTRYRVRWEGGASLESSVWAPATSGGGRLIMVHHQSTLIG
- a CDS encoding S9 family peptidase, which encodes MVPMTDTTTRNTRPSSTPPVAPKRYGYRVRDHFGQHFDDPWDWLRDGEEPEVRAHLEAENAWADTVTAPTREAAARLVEEVKASTALTDVTVPIREGEFWYFRRFAEGQSYATHHRAPVERDEAGAPVPLVPQPGVPARGEELLVDENEWARGQEFFRLADMYPSPDGRLIAWARDTSGDERYTWVVQEASGRVIDEAVVDAGYGFAWADDSASFIYMGVDDAWRACDAWLHRVGTPREADELLLVEPDEGFEMGFAPSGFPGHVVIHASSSTAGRAWLWLPAHPSVRPLPLMPVRPRTLVSADSAGDRLFIVHTGLTQEGSLAQAMLPAGGSPEALAQLGVTSSSAYSRQALADRTPGTPLPEDEPTPLAPFESWEPLRSPGPGERITDVEAHADYVALSLRSGSLTQVDVWDRREPTPTWRRVEVDAPVRTIATVPTPWKDPLRVEFQSQTVPPTVAEVLLPNTAPASSSETSALSVRTLHTREAPGWDPAEYVEERVWVLARDGATRIPVTLIHHRDARPDGTHAGWQIGYGSYEVSYDPEFETLRLPILRRVVYAIAHVRGGGEMGRSWYEDGKELVKEHTFTDFIDVADWLVNSGWVAPGRLVAEGRSAGGLLMGAVTNAAPDRFRAILAGVPFVDALSTILDPTLPLTVGEWEEWGNPLTSRAVFDAMSRYTPYENVPDGALLPAVMATTSVNDTRVEFVEPTKWVQRLREATGQVPSTDEAGAGSVPARDPLERPIILRTEMVAGHAGPSGREGRWAARCEEFAFALGQVGVTQ
- a CDS encoding GtrA family protein, coding for MRDEHCLCGSTAALDPVAARPRDPSPTQPGTRGQAEGGAAPASSLSLTQRLLAWVREFIQFGMVGATAYIVDAGLFNLLQHGPLGFLAGHPNTAQFVAAATATLYSWIANRLWTYRGRTRENATREAILFFFANACGIGISQFCLLFTHHILGFASALADNIAVYVVGFALGTAFRFFFYHYVVFTGHTRA
- a CDS encoding patatin-like phospholipase family protein, which codes for MKETPEHYPTPEESIATMVTIDDTALVFEGGGMRNAYTAALVSRLIAEGINFPHISGVSAGSSHLCNFTSRDAARSHDTFVDLVEDPEFGGLKHFRKGHGYFNAEYIYERICYPDGILPFNMDAFLANPARTRVAAFNASRGEVRWFSKEDMSTLDTLGPIIRASSTLPILMPPVDIDGDTYVDGALGPNGGLPFDQPLREGYRKLLVVLTRPRDYVKGPMPASVGALLRTAYRQYPSVFEGVARRPDRYNAGRRLLFELEERGQAYVFAPDNLWINNTESRRERLEATYRAGLVQAVREMPAIKAFLGL
- the nrdH gene encoding glutaredoxin-like protein NrdH — translated: MSITVYSKPRCPQCDATYRALDKQGVSYEKIDVTQDAESLAFIKGLGYQQAPVVVAGEDHWSGFRPDRIKAVAAAAAPLALQA
- the nrdI gene encoding class Ib ribonucleoside-diphosphate reductase assembly flavoprotein NrdI, whose amino-acid sequence is MGSVVYFSSATGNTRRFVEKLGLPAARIPLLPKDEPLRVTDEYVLIVPTYGGGNLKGAVPKQVIKFLNDPDNRALCRGVISSGNTNFGKAYCIAGDIIAAKLGVPHMYKFELLGTPEDVSRVREGLEQFWQKTTPTQA